One segment of Panicum virgatum strain AP13 chromosome 1K, P.virgatum_v5, whole genome shotgun sequence DNA contains the following:
- the LOC120643410 gene encoding 50S ribosomal protein L3, chloroplastic-like: MAMAAVGIAGGALAPLLPQQRRGRCAVSFRRAASVAVRASYEAGVGVMATKVGMMTYFDPATGKPVPVTVVGFREGGNVVTQVKTAATDGYDAVQVGYHGVREDKLTRPELGHLGKAGAPPLRHLQEFRLTAVDAFEPGQELDFAELFKEGDLVDVSGNSIGKGFQGGIKRHNFKRGLMTHGSKSHRQLGSIGAGTTPGRVYKGKKMPGRMGGTKTKIRKLKIVKIDNDLRVLMIKGAVPGKPGNLLRIAPAKIVGKNIPKN, from the exons ATGGCCATGGCGGCCGTGGGCATCGCCGGCGGGGCactggcgcccctcctcccccagcagcgccgcggccgctgcgCGGTGTCGTTCAGGCGCGCGGCGTCAGTGGCGGTGCGCGCGTCGTACGAGGCCGGGGTGGGCGTGATGGCGACCAAGGTGGGGATGATGACCTACTTCGACCCGGCTACGGGGAAGCCGGTGCCGGTGACGGTCGTCGGGTTCCGGGAGGGCGGGAACGTGGTGACGCAGGTGAAGACGGCGGCCACGGACGGGTACGACGCCGTGCAGGTCGGGTACCACGGCGTGCGCGAGGACAAGCTCACGCGCCCGGAGCTGGGCCACCTGGGCaaggccggcgcgccgccgctgagGCACCTGCAGGAGTTCAGGCTCACCGCCGTCGACGCGTTCGAGCCAGGCCAGGAGCTCGACTTCGCCGAGCTCTTCAAGGAGGGCGACCTCGTCGACGTCTCCGGCAACTCCATCGGCAAGGGGTTCCAAG GTGGTATCAAGAGGCACAACTTCAAGCGTGGGTTGATGACTCACGGTTCCAAGAGTCACAGACAACTGGGTTCCATTGGTGCTGGAACAACGCCAGGGCGGGTGTACAAGGGGAAGAAGATGCCTGGGAGGATGGGAGGAACCAAGACCAAGATCAGGAAGCTCAAGATCGTCAAGATCGACAACGACCTCCGGGTCCTCATGATCAAGGGCGCTGTACCAGGGAAGCCTGGTAACCTCCTCCGCATCGCGCCTGCCAAGATCGTCGGCAAGAACATCCCCAAGAACTAG
- the LOC120647934 gene encoding protein FAR1-RELATED SEQUENCE 5-like, which yields MGNAVKEVFTAAWHGLCTHHIMQNAVKHLCKKKKDEVEDEESHILTDFSACMYSIEDKKAFEEAFNIMRSKVDNKRVSWLDSIYKFKEKWAECYMRDVFTLGMRSTQLDVFTLGMRSTQLSESFNSDLKNHLKSDFDIIRFLKHFERAVQGKRNKELDEEFEVRKKLPRIRMRTPMLVQASKLYSPQIFEAFQAEYERSMAACTRALDENNKYAVSIMRSNGDLSSEQERIVVGDPQKQTASCNCEQFTRTGVLCGHALKVLDLMNIKLLPNHYILKRWTRKARYGTIQDNKGRSIIENPKLDAMLRYRSMSHKFLNLAYQAASSIECCLLVDNALDCLSNQLKDKLSVSTSILSDSYNVQPNIPQDEDMLSAARLKKKDIQPKNPKRHRSWLDKTRKFTKKVPNESNHEENAGGVQTQESMDNAQNSHNTLLFGSLTDLLMDSSTIDYMSIPDLL from the exons ATGGGAAATGCTGTTAAGGAGGTATTCACAGCAGCTTGGCATGGACTGTGCACTCATCACATAATGCAAAATGCTGTCAAGCacttatgcaaaaagaaaaaagatgaagTTGAAGATGAAGAATCACATATTTTGACAGATTTTAGTGCTTGCATGTATAGCATTGAGGACAAGAAAGCCTTTGAAGAAGCATTTAACATCATGAGGAGTAAGGTTGACAATAAGAGGGTGTCATGGCTTGATAGCATCTACAAGTTCAAGGAAAAATGGGCTGAATGTTACATGAGAGATGTTTTCACTTTGGGTATGAGAAGCACACAATTAGATGTTTTCACTTTGGGTATGAGAAGCACACAATTAAGTGAGAGTTTCAATAGTGACTTGAAAAATCATCTGAAATCAGATTTTGACATCATTCGGTTCTTAAAGCATTTTGAAAGAGCGGTGcaaggaaaaagaaacaaagaactAGATGAAGAATTTGAAGTTAGGAAAAAACTACCTAGAATAAGAATGAGGACACCTATGCTAGTGCAAGCAAGCAAACTTTACAGCCCTCAAATATTTGAAGCATTCCAAGCTGAATACGAGAGATCCATGGCAGCATGCACTAGAGCATTGGATGAAAATAACAAGTATGCTGTTTCTATTATGAGGTCTAATGGTGATTTAAGTTCTGAACAAGAGCGCATAGTTGTTGGTGATCCTCAGAAGCAAACAGCTTCATGCAACTGTGAGCAGTTTACAAGAACCGGTGTTTTGTGTGGCCATGCTTTGAAAGTTCTTGACTTGATGAATATCAAGTTATTGCCCAACCATTACATTCTGAAGCGTTGGACAAGGAAAGCCAGGTATGGAACTATACAAGACAACAAAGGAAGGAGCATAATTGAAAATCCAAAACTAGATGCTATGCTCCGCTACAGGTCTATGTCTCATAAATTTCTAAACTTGGCATATCAGGCTGCAAGCTCAATAGAGTGTTGCCTTTTGGTAGATAATGCACTTGATTGTCTTAGTAATCAACTGAAGGACAAACTCAGTGTATCTACAAGTATTTTGTCTGATTCATACAATGTCCAGCCTAATATTCCACAAGATGAAGACATGCTCAGTGCTGCACGCTTAAAGAAAAAAGACATTCAACCAAAAAATCCGAAGAGACATAGAAGTTGGCTTGACAAGACTCGAAAGTTCACAAAGAAAGTACCTAATGAGTCTAAT CATGAAGAAAATGCTGGTGGTGTTCAAACTCAAGAATCCATGGATAATGCTCAAAACAGCCATAATACCTTGCTCTTCGGCAGCCTCACAGATTTGCTAATG GATTCTAGCACAATTGACTATATGTCTATTCCAGATCTTCTTTAG
- the LOC120643571 gene encoding uncharacterized protein LOC120643571 has translation MASPSGADADPQFVMLRTAMREKIFEYLGRKQSLLPEWRRRLPELAKRLEEVLYRKFPNKNDYYNMMKGPIEPHLQFALRTLSAQNQQIQQNLQNSRETTSSSGTMIPVVNHDALCEQSASLLADTQNNNADERDRTDRGLPQHQSMVDMAALSGVDQQFVMQRTAMREKIFEYIGRKQSSHEWRKRLPELAKRLEEILHRKFPNKNDYYNMMKGPIEPHLQFAIRTLSSQNQQSQQNLQKARETASSSGSAITPDVNHDDGCEQFASPLADAEQKC, from the exons ATGGCATCCCCCTCAGGAGCGGATGCGGACCCGCAGTTCGTGATGCTACGAACCGCTATGCGCGAAAAGAT ATTTGAGTATCTAGGAAGGAAACAATCATTGTTGCCCGAGTGGCGGAGGCGGTTGCCGGAACTGGCAAAGCGGCTTGAGGAGGTCTTGTATAGAAAATTCCCAAACAAG AATGACTACTACAATATGATGAAGGGGCCAATTGAACCGCATTTGCAGTTTGCTCTCAGGACACTGAGCGCTCAGAACCAGCAAATTCAACAGAACCTACAAAACTCTAGGGAGACAACATCTTCATCTGGCACAATGATTCCG GTTGTGAACCATGATGCTCTCTGTGAGCAGTCTGCATCCCTCCTGGCAGATACACAGAACAATAATGCTGATGAGCGTGACAGAACTG ATAGGGGGCTCCCGCAGCACCAGTCAATGGTGGACATGGCAGCCCTCTCAGGAGTGGACCAGCAGTTTGTAATGCAACGGACCGCTATGCGCGAAAAGAT ATTCGAGTATATAGGAAGGAAACAATCATCGCATGAGTGGCGGAAGCGGTTGCCAGAACTGGCAAAGCGGCTCGAGGAGATCTTGCATAGAAAATTCCCAAACAAG AATGACTACTACAATATGATGAAGGGACCAATTGAGCCACATTTGCAGTTTGCTATCAGGACACTGAGCAGTCAGAACCAGCAAAGTCAACAGAACCTACAAAAGGCTAGGGAGACAGCATCTTCATCCGGCAGCGCAATAACTCCG GATGTGAACCATGATGATGGCTGTGAGCAATTTGCATCCCCCCTGGCTGATGCAGAACAAAAATGCTAA